Proteins from a single region of Streptomyces spinoverrucosus:
- a CDS encoding SDR family NAD(P)-dependent oxidoreductase, whose translation MAVQAYDLTGRTAFVTGAAGGIGRASAVLLAQAGAIVHCADRDTHGLHETATLIKDRGGTAHTHHLDVTDRAQVRQAVESCERLDVLAAIAGIMHSSPVLETRDEDLDRVLNVNFKGVLYACQEAVRLMLAHDVKGSIITMASGAVDTGGPGLLCYGAAKAAVVQLTKTLATEVGRYGIRVNAVAPGWIRTPMTARHDSAAQTHTEAMMARMSPLGRVGEPEDVAHAVLYLASEASAFTTGQILRPNGGVAMPW comes from the coding sequence ATGGCCGTACAGGCATACGACCTCACCGGACGCACCGCCTTCGTCACCGGCGCCGCCGGTGGCATCGGCCGCGCCTCGGCGGTCCTGCTCGCCCAGGCCGGCGCCATCGTGCACTGCGCGGACCGCGACACCCACGGCCTGCACGAGACGGCCACGCTCATCAAGGACCGGGGCGGCACCGCCCACACCCACCACCTCGACGTCACCGACCGCGCCCAGGTCAGACAGGCCGTCGAGTCCTGCGAACGCCTCGACGTGCTGGCCGCGATCGCCGGGATCATGCACAGCAGCCCGGTCCTGGAGACCCGCGACGAGGACCTCGACCGGGTACTGAACGTCAACTTCAAGGGTGTCCTGTACGCCTGCCAGGAGGCCGTCCGGCTGATGCTCGCCCACGACGTGAAGGGCAGCATCATCACGATGGCGTCCGGCGCCGTCGACACCGGCGGTCCCGGCCTGCTGTGCTACGGCGCGGCCAAGGCGGCCGTCGTGCAGCTGACGAAGACGCTGGCGACCGAGGTGGGCCGGTACGGCATCCGTGTGAACGCGGTAGCGCCGGGCTGGATCCGCACGCCCATGACCGCCCGCCACGACAGCGCGGCCCAGACGCACACAGAGGCGATGATGGCGCGGATGTCCCCGCTGGGCCGGGTCGGGGAACCGGAGGACGTCGCCCACGCGGTCCTGTACCTGGCCTCGGAGGCGTCGGCCTTCACGACGGGCCAGATCCTCCGCCCGAACGGCGGCGTGGCGATGCCCTGGTAG
- a CDS encoding helix-turn-helix domain-containing protein codes for MILLRRLLGDVLRRQRQRQGRTLREVSSSARVSLGYLSEVERGQKEASSELLSAICDALDVRMSELMREVSDELALAELAQSAAATPSEPVPTPVRPMLGSVSVAGVPPERVTIKAPSEAVDVVAA; via the coding sequence ATGATTCTGCTCCGTCGCCTGCTGGGTGACGTGCTGCGTCGGCAGCGCCAGCGCCAGGGCCGTACTCTGCGCGAAGTCTCCTCGTCCGCCCGAGTCTCACTCGGCTATCTCTCCGAGGTGGAGCGGGGGCAGAAGGAGGCTTCCTCCGAGCTGCTCTCCGCCATCTGCGACGCGCTGGACGTACGGATGTCCGAGCTCATGCGGGAAGTGAGCGACGAGCTCGCCCTCGCCGAGCTGGCCCAGTCTGCAGCGGCCACCCCCAGTGAGCCTGTGCCCACGCCGGTTCGTCCGATGCTGGGTTCCGTGTCGGTGGCCGGTGTGCCACCGGAACGGGTGACCATCAAGGCGCCCTCCGAGGCGGTGGATGTGGTCGCCGCGTGA
- a CDS encoding helix-turn-helix domain-containing protein — protein sequence MSIGNSPEDERPFEDVSEEALPSIGRALQQARIAAGLTVDDVSTATRVRIAIVHAIEADDFAPCGGDVYARGHIRTLAKHVHLDPAPLLAQYDAERGRPAPTPAAPLFEAERIRPERRGPNWTAAMVAAIVAVIGFVGFTLFKGDSEDGSKTQVAEGAKPSTGKTASPSADAPKPTDPKPDPSESAIAAAPRDKVTVQVSAVDGRSWISAKDHNGRLLFDGLLKQGQSKTFQDSSKINLVLGDAGAIQLYVNGKKIEDDFQPGAVERLTYTKGDPQVG from the coding sequence GTGTCCATCGGCAACTCCCCTGAAGACGAGCGTCCGTTCGAAGACGTATCCGAGGAAGCCCTCCCCTCCATCGGCCGTGCCCTGCAGCAGGCGCGTATTGCCGCAGGGCTGACCGTCGATGACGTCAGTACCGCCACCCGCGTCCGCATCGCCATCGTGCACGCCATCGAGGCGGACGACTTCGCGCCCTGCGGCGGCGACGTCTACGCGCGCGGGCACATCAGGACCCTGGCCAAGCACGTCCACCTGGATCCCGCCCCGCTCCTCGCACAGTACGACGCCGAGCGTGGGCGTCCGGCGCCGACGCCGGCGGCGCCGCTGTTCGAGGCCGAGCGCATCCGTCCGGAGCGGCGGGGGCCCAACTGGACCGCGGCCATGGTCGCCGCGATCGTCGCCGTGATCGGTTTCGTCGGCTTCACCCTCTTCAAGGGCGACTCCGAGGACGGCTCCAAGACGCAGGTCGCCGAGGGGGCGAAGCCCTCGACCGGCAAGACCGCCTCGCCGTCCGCCGACGCCCCCAAGCCCACCGACCCCAAACCCGACCCCTCCGAGAGCGCCATCGCGGCCGCGCCCCGTGACAAGGTCACCGTCCAGGTGAGCGCCGTCGACGGCCGCAGCTGGATCTCCGCCAAGGACCACAACGGCCGGCTTCTGTTCGACGGCCTCCTCAAGCAGGGCCAGTCCAAGACCTTCCAGGACAGTTCGAAGATCAACCTGGTGCTGGGTGACGCGGGGGCCATCCAGCTGTACGTGAACGGCAAGAAGATCGAGGACGACTTCCAGCCCGGTGCCGTGGAGCGGCTGACGTACACGAAGGGCGATCCGCAGGTCGGATGA
- the rimO gene encoding 30S ribosomal protein S12 methylthiotransferase RimO, whose amino-acid sequence MPERRTVALVTLGCARNEVDSEELAGRLEADGWELVEEAGDADVAVVNTCGFVDAAKKDSVDALLEANDLKGHGRTQAVVAVGCMAERYGKELAEALPEADGVLGFDDYSNISDRLQTILNGGIHAAHTPRDRRKLLPISPADRQAASDVALPGHGAPSDLPEGVAPASGPRAPLRRRLDGNPVASVKLASGCDRRCSFCAIPSFRGSFISRRPSDVLNETRWLAEQGVKEIMLVSENNTSYGKDLGDIRLLESLLPELADVDGIERVRVSYLQPAEMRPGLIDVLTSTPKVAPYFDLSFQHSAPDVLRAMRRFGDTDRFLELLDTIRSKAPEAGVRSNFIVGFPGETEADLAELERFLNGARLDAIGVFGYSDEEGTEAATYDNKLDEDVVAERLAHISRLAEELVSQRAEERVGETVRVLVESVGGEEGTHGRAAHQAPETDGQVLLTGAAGGEALSVGRMVEAKVVGTEGVDLVAEPLAFVSVGAEGRAGSEEAGR is encoded by the coding sequence ATGCCTGAACGCCGTACCGTCGCACTCGTCACCCTTGGCTGCGCCCGTAACGAGGTGGACTCGGAGGAGCTCGCAGGCCGCTTGGAGGCGGACGGCTGGGAGCTCGTCGAGGAAGCCGGGGACGCGGACGTCGCCGTCGTGAACACGTGCGGCTTCGTCGACGCCGCCAAGAAGGACTCCGTCGACGCCCTCCTGGAGGCCAATGACCTCAAGGGCCATGGCAGAACCCAGGCCGTCGTGGCGGTGGGCTGCATGGCCGAGCGGTACGGCAAGGAACTCGCCGAGGCCCTCCCCGAGGCCGACGGCGTGCTCGGCTTCGACGACTACTCGAACATCTCCGACCGACTGCAGACCATCCTGAACGGCGGCATCCACGCCGCGCACACCCCGCGTGACCGGCGCAAGCTGCTGCCGATCAGCCCCGCCGACCGGCAGGCGGCGTCCGATGTGGCGCTGCCCGGTCATGGTGCGCCTTCCGACCTGCCGGAGGGCGTCGCCCCGGCCTCCGGCCCGCGCGCCCCGCTGCGGCGCCGGCTGGACGGCAACCCCGTCGCCTCGGTGAAGCTGGCCTCCGGCTGCGACCGGCGCTGCTCCTTCTGCGCCATCCCGTCCTTCCGCGGCTCCTTCATCTCACGCCGCCCGAGCGACGTGCTGAACGAGACGCGGTGGCTGGCCGAGCAGGGCGTCAAGGAGATCATGCTGGTCTCCGAGAACAACACCTCCTACGGCAAGGACCTGGGCGACATCCGGCTGCTGGAGTCGCTGCTGCCGGAGCTGGCGGACGTCGACGGCATCGAGCGGGTGCGGGTCAGCTACCTCCAGCCCGCCGAGATGCGGCCGGGCCTGATCGACGTACTGACCTCGACGCCGAAGGTCGCGCCCTACTTCGACCTGTCCTTCCAGCACTCCGCCCCGGACGTGCTGCGCGCGATGCGGCGCTTCGGTGACACCGACCGGTTCCTCGAGCTGCTCGACACCATCAGGAGCAAGGCGCCCGAGGCGGGCGTGCGGTCTAACTTCATCGTGGGCTTCCCCGGGGAGACCGAGGCCGACCTGGCCGAGCTGGAGAGGTTCCTGAACGGGGCGCGGCTGGACGCGATCGGCGTCTTCGGCTACTCCGACGAGGAAGGCACCGAGGCGGCGACGTACGACAACAAGCTCGACGAGGATGTCGTCGCCGAGCGGCTCGCCCACATCTCGCGGCTCGCGGAGGAACTCGTCTCGCAGCGGGCCGAGGAGCGCGTCGGGGAGACCGTGCGCGTGCTGGTGGAATCGGTGGGCGGTGAGGAGGGTACCCACGGGCGTGCGGCGCACCAGGCGCCGGAAACGGACGGTCAGGTGCTGCTCACCGGCGCCGCGGGCGGCGAGGCACTGAGCGTCGGTCGTATGGTCGAGGCGAAGGTGGTCGGTACGGAAGGCGTCGACCTGGTGGCCGAGCCGTTGGCGTTCGTGAGCGTTGGCGCCGAGGGCCGGGCCGGCAGTGAGGAGGCGGGCAGATGA
- a CDS encoding Fpg/Nei family DNA glycosylase encodes MPEGDTVWQAARRLHTALAGRILTRSDLRVPKYATADLTGRTVLDVTPRGKHILTRIEGGLTLHSHLMMDGSWKVYATGARWTGGPAHQIRAILGNPDHTAVGYRLPVLDLLRTTDEERVVGHLGPDLLGPDWDPDQALANLLGDPTRPLGEALLDQRNLAGIGNVYKSELCFLLGATPWLPVGALPADRAAKLPPLAKRLLEANRDRPVRSTTGRRGQDLFVYGRAPRPCLRCHTSIRVADQGDGSRERPTYWCPRCQTGPAPTPGTPHTGEIQRRPTN; translated from the coding sequence ATGCCCGAAGGAGACACTGTCTGGCAAGCCGCGAGGCGCCTGCACACCGCCCTCGCCGGCAGGATCCTGACCCGCTCCGACCTCCGCGTCCCGAAATACGCGACAGCCGACCTCACCGGCCGCACGGTCCTTGACGTCACCCCTCGCGGCAAACACATCCTCACCCGCATAGAAGGCGGCCTGACCCTCCACTCGCATCTCATGATGGACGGTTCCTGGAAGGTCTACGCGACCGGCGCGCGCTGGACCGGCGGCCCCGCGCACCAGATCCGCGCCATCCTCGGCAACCCCGACCACACCGCCGTCGGCTACCGGCTCCCCGTCCTCGACCTCCTCCGCACCACCGACGAGGAGCGAGTCGTCGGCCACCTCGGCCCCGACCTCCTGGGACCGGACTGGGACCCGGACCAGGCCCTGGCCAACCTGCTCGGCGACCCCACCCGCCCCCTCGGCGAGGCCCTCCTGGACCAGCGCAATCTCGCCGGCATCGGCAACGTCTACAAGAGCGAGCTCTGTTTCCTGCTCGGCGCCACCCCCTGGCTCCCGGTCGGCGCCCTCCCCGCCGACCGTGCGGCCAAGCTGCCGCCGCTGGCGAAGAGGCTCCTGGAGGCCAACCGCGACCGCCCGGTCCGCAGTACGACAGGCCGCCGCGGCCAGGATCTGTTCGTGTACGGCCGCGCGCCCCGCCCCTGCCTGCGCTGCCACACCTCCATCCGCGTCGCCGACCAGGGCGACGGCTCCCGCGAGCGCCCCACCTACTGGTGCCCGCGCTGCCAGACCGGCCCGGCACCCACGCCCGGCACCCCACACACCGGCGAAATCCAACGCCGCCCAACTAATTGA
- a CDS encoding Dps family protein, which produces MYVVKSPLSDADLKTVAEALQGALVDLIDLSLVAKQIHWNVVGPRFRTVHLQLDEVVTSARTHSDTVAERASALGVPPDGRASTVAVGSGIAATAGGWIRDAEAIGALVDALGVVIGRMRERVAATAEADPVSQDILIGITADLEKHHWMFQAEND; this is translated from the coding sequence ATGTACGTCGTGAAGAGCCCACTGTCGGACGCCGATCTGAAGACCGTCGCCGAGGCGTTGCAGGGTGCCCTCGTCGACCTGATCGACCTCTCCCTCGTGGCCAAGCAGATCCACTGGAACGTGGTCGGACCCCGCTTCCGTACCGTGCACCTTCAGCTCGACGAGGTCGTGACCAGCGCGCGCACGCACTCCGACACGGTCGCCGAGCGCGCCTCGGCGCTGGGCGTGCCGCCTGACGGGCGTGCCTCGACGGTGGCCGTGGGCAGCGGTATCGCGGCGACGGCCGGCGGCTGGATCAGGGACGCGGAGGCGATCGGGGCGCTCGTGGACGCGCTGGGGGTGGTGATCGGGCGGATGCGTGAGCGTGTGGCGGCGACTGCGGAGGCCGATCCGGTCTCGCAGGACATCCTGATCGGGATCACCGCGGATCTGGAGAAGCATCACTGGATGTTCCAGGCCGAGAACGACTGA
- a CDS encoding CinA family protein, whose translation MSSPATEVVRLLTVRGETVAVAESLTGGLVAAELTAVPGASKAFRGSVTAYATELKHELLGVDATLLAQRGAVDPQVAAQMAAGVRKALGADWGLATTGVAGPEPQDGQPVGTVFVALDGPFGPASGSAGGGKVETLRLNGHRAEIRMESVRSVLALLLRELASEQTGNERAQDTERNGGF comes from the coding sequence GTGAGTTCCCCGGCCACCGAGGTGGTGCGACTACTCACGGTGAGAGGCGAGACCGTCGCCGTGGCAGAGTCGCTGACGGGCGGGCTGGTCGCGGCGGAGCTGACCGCGGTTCCGGGGGCGTCCAAGGCCTTCCGGGGATCGGTGACGGCGTACGCGACCGAGCTCAAGCACGAACTGCTCGGCGTCGACGCCACCCTGCTGGCTCAGCGTGGAGCAGTGGATCCGCAGGTCGCGGCCCAGATGGCGGCGGGCGTGCGGAAGGCGCTGGGCGCCGACTGGGGCCTCGCGACGACCGGTGTCGCCGGTCCGGAACCCCAGGACGGACAGCCCGTCGGGACCGTGTTCGTCGCCCTGGACGGGCCGTTCGGACCGGCTTCCGGTTCTGCCGGTGGCGGAAAAGTGGAGACCCTGAGGTTGAACGGCCACCGGGCGGAAATTCGTATGGAGAGTGTACGGAGCGTACTCGCGCTGCTTCTGAGGGAGCTTGCGAGCGAACAGACCGGGAATGAGCGGGCACAGGATACGGAACGGAACGGGGGGTTTTGA
- a CDS encoding AzlD domain-containing protein — MNVWIAIGVTVVGCYAVKLAGLLVPGGVLERPLVKRLAALLPVALLAALTAQQTFADGRTLVLDARAAGVAAAAVALFLRAPFLLVVAAAVVVTAGVRAMGA; from the coding sequence TTGAACGTTTGGATCGCGATCGGTGTCACAGTCGTCGGCTGTTACGCAGTCAAGCTTGCCGGGCTGCTGGTGCCGGGCGGCGTGCTGGAGCGGCCCCTCGTCAAGCGGCTGGCCGCATTGCTTCCCGTCGCCCTGCTCGCCGCCCTCACCGCCCAGCAGACGTTCGCCGACGGGCGGACGCTGGTGCTGGACGCGCGGGCCGCCGGGGTTGCCGCGGCCGCCGTGGCGTTGTTTCTGCGTGCTCCCTTTCTGCTGGTCGTCGCGGCGGCTGTGGTCGTGACGGCGGGGGTGCGGGCGATGGGCGCGTGA
- the pgsA gene encoding CDP-diacylglycerol--glycerol-3-phosphate 3-phosphatidyltransferase, producing the protein MTGVPASAAGGSAQANGAASASKGGSSKRASLKKGSSKGGGVSGAAGAVGAGATGVTASGAGAGAGAGVSGAGASGVGGGVSGAGDSGAQMGVKPARGGKIAAAAVNQASVWNVANLLTMLRLVLVPGFVALMLADGGYDPAWRSLAWAAFAIAMITDLFDGHLARTYNLVTDFGKIADPIADKAIMGAALICLSALGDLPWWVTAVILGRELGITLLRFLVIRYGVIPASRGGKLKTLTQGVAVGMYVLALTGWLATLRFWVMAAAVVLTVATGLDYVRQAIVLRRQGIAERKAALEETEA; encoded by the coding sequence ATGACCGGAGTACCGGCGTCCGCCGCGGGTGGCTCCGCCCAGGCGAACGGCGCGGCCTCGGCCTCGAAAGGGGGCTCCTCGAAGAGGGCGTCCCTGAAGAAGGGCTCCTCCAAGGGTGGGGGTGTGTCCGGTGCCGCGGGTGCCGTGGGGGCGGGTGCTACTGGCGTGACGGCGTCCGGGGCCGGTGCCGGTGCCGGTGCCGGTGTCTCCGGGGCGGGTGCTTCGGGGGTCGGTGGTGGTGTCTCCGGGGCGGGTGATTCCGGTGCGCAGATGGGTGTGAAACCGGCGCGTGGCGGGAAGATCGCGGCCGCGGCCGTGAACCAGGCCAGCGTCTGGAACGTCGCCAACCTCCTGACCATGCTCCGGCTGGTCCTGGTCCCCGGCTTCGTCGCCCTGATGCTGGCCGACGGCGGATACGACCCGGCGTGGCGCTCGCTCGCCTGGGCGGCCTTCGCCATCGCCATGATCACGGACCTGTTCGACGGCCATCTGGCGCGCACGTACAACCTCGTCACCGACTTCGGGAAGATCGCCGACCCCATCGCCGACAAGGCGATCATGGGCGCGGCGCTGATCTGTCTGTCGGCGCTGGGCGATCTGCCGTGGTGGGTCACGGCGGTGATCCTCGGGCGGGAACTCGGGATCACACTGCTGCGTTTTCTGGTCATTCGCTACGGCGTCATTCCCGCCAGCCGTGGTGGAAAGCTGAAGACCCTCACCCAAGGCGTGGCCGTCGGCATGTACGTCCTGGCACTCACGGGATGGCTGGCCACCCTGCGGTTCTGGGTGATGGCCGCGGCGGTCGTGCTGACCGTGGCGACCGGACTCGACTATGTGAGACAGGCCATTGTGCTGCGTCGGCAGGGAATTGCCGAGCGCAAGGCCGCGTTGGAGGAGACGGAAGCGTGA
- a CDS encoding DUF3046 domain-containing protein, with translation MRLTVFWERMAEHFGSGYADTFARDHVMSELGQRTVYQALDAGWEAKDVWRVVCTVMNVPQEKR, from the coding sequence ATGAGGTTGACGGTCTTCTGGGAGCGGATGGCGGAGCACTTCGGTTCGGGTTACGCCGACACCTTCGCGCGCGATCATGTGATGTCGGAGCTCGGCCAACGCACCGTGTACCAGGCGCTCGACGCCGGCTGGGAGGCCAAGGACGTGTGGCGCGTGGTCTGTACGGTCATGAACGTGCCACAGGAAAAGCGCTGA
- a CDS encoding AI-2E family transporter: protein MPRWLPRAMVLALALVAVFQLGSWAFHQLTGLLINILIAFFLALAIEPAVSWMASRGMRRGLGTGLVFLAVMIASAGFVTLLGSMLAGQIITMVEGFPDYLDSVINWINAHFKTDLRRVDIQEGLLRSDWLRNYVQNSATGVLDVSAQVLGGLFQLLTITLFAFYFAADGPRLRRALCSVLPPARQAEVLRAWEIAVNKTGGYLYSRGLMALVSGVAHYILLEVLGVPYAPVLAVWVGLVSQFIPTIGTYLAGALPMLIAFTVDPWFALWVLIFVVIYQQFENYVLQPKLTAKTVDIHPAVAFGSVVAGTALLGAVGALIAIPAVATLQAFLGAYVKRYDVTDDPRVHGHRRRAPGRGLVTSAGRIWGRLRAAESGEQGEHGGSVEGSARQPGRPGESVESGQGSAEGRS, encoded by the coding sequence ATGCCGCGCTGGCTGCCGCGTGCCATGGTGCTGGCGCTGGCCCTGGTCGCCGTGTTCCAGCTGGGCAGTTGGGCCTTCCACCAGCTCACCGGCCTGCTGATCAACATCCTGATCGCGTTCTTCCTGGCCCTCGCCATCGAGCCCGCCGTGAGCTGGATGGCCTCGCGCGGAATGCGCCGGGGGCTGGGCACCGGCCTGGTCTTCCTGGCCGTGATGATCGCGTCCGCGGGTTTCGTCACGCTGCTCGGCTCGATGCTCGCGGGACAGATCATCACGATGGTCGAGGGCTTCCCGGACTACCTCGACTCCGTCATCAACTGGATCAACGCCCACTTCAAGACCGACCTGAGACGCGTGGACATCCAGGAGGGCCTGCTCCGCTCCGACTGGCTGCGCAACTACGTTCAGAACAGCGCCACCGGCGTCCTGGACGTGTCCGCGCAGGTCCTCGGGGGCCTGTTCCAGCTGCTGACGATCACCCTGTTCGCGTTCTACTTCGCCGCCGACGGCCCGAGGCTGCGCCGCGCCCTGTGCTCCGTGCTGCCGCCCGCCCGGCAGGCCGAGGTGCTGCGCGCGTGGGAGATCGCCGTCAACAAGACCGGCGGCTATCTGTACTCGCGCGGACTGATGGCGCTCGTCTCGGGAGTGGCGCACTACATATTGCTGGAAGTCCTGGGTGTGCCGTACGCGCCCGTGCTGGCCGTCTGGGTGGGGCTCGTGTCGCAGTTCATCCCCACCATCGGCACCTATCTCGCCGGTGCCCTGCCCATGCTGATCGCCTTCACGGTCGATCCCTGGTTCGCGCTGTGGGTGCTGATCTTCGTCGTGATCTACCAGCAGTTCGAGAACTACGTGCTGCAGCCCAAGCTGACCGCCAAGACCGTCGACATCCACCCCGCCGTCGCCTTCGGGTCGGTCGTCGCGGGCACGGCCCTGCTCGGAGCGGTCGGCGCGCTGATCGCCATCCCGGCGGTCGCCACGCTCCAGGCGTTCCTCGGGGCATATGTGAAGCGGTACGACGTCACGGACGACCCTCGGGTGCACGGCCATCGGAGACGAGCACCGGGGAGGGGGCTCGTTACCAGCGCGGGGCGAATATGGGGGCGGCTGCGGGCGGCGGAGTCTGGGGAGCAGGGGGAGCACGGGGGATCGGTCGAAGGCTCGGCGAGGCAGCCGGGGCGGCCAGGAGAGTCGGTGGAGTCGGGGCAAGGCTCCGCGGAGGGGCGTTCATAA
- a CDS encoding AzlC family ABC transporter permease: MAEQTAFADIRADGRPDAAVVRDALGVGVAVGLSGFAFGVTSAGSGLSLWQTCALSLLVFTGASQFALVGALAAGGNPFTAAAGAFFLGVRNAFYGLRLSQLLALPRAVRPFAAQWVIDETAAVALAQPTRRSARIGFVVTGLSLYVLWNLTTLLGALGAEAIGDTAAWGLDAAGPAVFLALLAPMLRSGTERAVAALAVILGLGLLPVLPAGLPVLVAALAAPVVLWVRGRREGQEGDR; encoded by the coding sequence GTGGCAGAACAGACAGCTTTCGCAGACATACGGGCCGATGGAAGACCGGATGCCGCCGTCGTACGGGACGCGCTCGGCGTCGGGGTCGCCGTAGGACTGTCGGGGTTCGCCTTCGGGGTGACCTCGGCGGGCAGTGGGCTCAGCTTGTGGCAGACGTGCGCGCTCAGTTTGTTGGTGTTCACCGGGGCGTCCCAGTTCGCGCTGGTGGGGGCGCTCGCCGCAGGCGGGAATCCTTTCACGGCGGCCGCGGGCGCCTTCTTCCTCGGTGTGCGCAACGCCTTCTACGGGCTGCGGCTGTCGCAGCTACTCGCTCTCCCGCGCGCGGTGCGTCCGTTCGCCGCACAGTGGGTGATCGACGAGACGGCGGCGGTCGCGTTGGCGCAGCCCACGCGGCGCAGTGCCCGGATCGGGTTCGTGGTGACCGGGCTCAGTCTGTACGTGCTGTGGAATCTGACCACGTTGCTCGGGGCGCTGGGGGCGGAGGCCATCGGCGATACGGCTGCTTGGGGGCTTGATGCGGCCGGGCCCGCGGTGTTTCTGGCCTTGCTGGCGCCGATGCTGCGGAGTGGGACCGAGCGGGCTGTCGCCGCGCTCGCGGTGATTCTGGGGCTGGGGCTGCTGCCGGTGTTGCCGGCTGGTTTGCCGGTGCTGGTGGCCGCGCTCGCGGCGCCGGTCGTGCTGTGGGTGCGGGGGCGCCGCGAGGGACAGGAGGGGGATCGTTGA